In Styela clava chromosome 14, kaStyClav1.hap1.2, whole genome shotgun sequence, the following are encoded in one genomic region:
- the LOC120341133 gene encoding uncharacterized protein LOC120341133 gives MKSCLSYAHNRHSFISKDRTMKNVKDLGRLKSILPEKCGRELCLSHVPYTLFNKLKSVILHSQMEKISLIACFNDPFQTLQILESMQRNDCLLSVHLNLMDNVHNNECVDAIIDLITRGVVNSIEVPRELNEENSERLLAGILNCQRELKIVNLNGCTLNTTAFIHLHELLAKGRISKELNLANCQGVCKSKLTTKDKAVLQQALTLGKKQTRKSPEVKWFEAVKHMEDVDVYRGKLSVSFKEAVRMVYNRATKCREKKVITLVTRIGLDAWQQYKPGSKRSNRSDNANIAAKRSGMDDEMVRISEQLASQKISDKKESSKWKKIKTGAWSKKRKASDLRPNGKENYCTLWRDQGPVLISAPGISSCIQMNNPITKLTQTRRFGPPVVLHLCPLIL, from the exons ATGAAATCATGTCTTTCCTACGCTCACAACAGACACTCTTTTATCAGTAAGGATCGTACAATGAAAAATGTCAAGGACTTGGGACGACTAAAATCTATTTTGCCAGAAAAATGTGGACGGGAACTTTGTTTAAGTCATGTTCCTTATACTCTGTTCAACAAATTGAAATCCGTCATTTTACATTCCCAAATGGAAAAAATATCTTTGATCGCCTGTTTCAACGATCCATTCCAGACACTACAAATTCTTGAATCGATGCAAAGAAATGATTGCTTACTT aGCGTACATTTGAACTTGATGGACAACGTTCACAACAATGAGTGTGTTGATGCTATTATAGACCTTATCACCCGCGGGGTTGTCAATTCCATCGAAGTTCCAAGAGAACTTAACGAAGAAAACTCTGAAAGGTTGTTGGCCGGAATATTGAACTGCCAAAGAGAA TTGAAGATTGTCAATTTGAATGGCTGTACTCTCAACACTACAGCTTTCATCCACTTACACGAATTATTGGCCAAAGGAAGAATCTCCAAAGAACTCAACTTGGCAAACTGTCAAGGCGTATGTAAGTCAAAATTAACAACAAAGGACAAAGCTGTTCTCCAACAGGCATTAACCTTGGGTAAGAAACAG ACAAGAAAAAGCCCCGAAGTTAAGTGGTTTGAAGCTGTGAAGCACATGGAAGACGTTGACGTTTATCGCGGCAAATTAAGCGTCTCG TTCAAAGAAGCAGTCAGAATGGTATATAATCGAGCAACTAAGTGCAGGGAAAAGAAAGTAATAACATTGGTGACTAGAATTGGACTAGATGCTTGGCAGCAATACAAGCCAGGGAGCAAACGGAGCAACCGATCTGATAACGCAAACATA GCAGCGAAAAGATCTGGGATGGACGACGAAATGGTGAGAATTTCCGAGCAATTAGCTTCCCAGAAAATTTCAG ACAAAAAAGAATCgtcaaaatggaaaaaaattaagacCGGGGCTTGGAGCAAAAAGAGGAAAGCTTCGGATTTGCGA CCCAACGGGAAAGAGAATTACTGCACACTATGGAGAGACCAAGGGCCAGTTCTGATTTCGGCTCCAGGTATCAGTTCCTGTATACAGATGAACAACCCGATCACCAAG CTCACACAGACCCGCCGGTTCGGCCCGCCAGTCGTTCTGCACCTATGTCCTCTCATTTTGTGA